Genomic segment of Mercurialis annua linkage group LG6, ddMerAnnu1.2, whole genome shotgun sequence:
GAACCCGCGATTTTTGGCGCCCAGATGACTGAGATTTAGACCACTAGACCAAATCCGTGGTGAGACGgaaagaataaattttttgaaaaatcataaCAAGAAAGACAAGAccaattataaatttgaatacTCACATGTTTGTTGAAAATATCTAATAGATATATCAGTTAAACATGTATAGATTACCATATTAAATCATTGTGAATCAATGAATCCATTATATTACTTGAATTTGGTTGTAAaccccaaattttaaataatcagCAGATCTGTCATTTTCTTCACCCAACTtgaactaattatttttttttctctaagaCAACTTAATTAAACAACCCAAAAGTACAATATTATCCCTCTAATACTAACATTAAGCTATAATTATAAAGGGTATTTTAACGACACAAAAAATAGAAGGTGCGTGCATTGTCCCAATTAAAACTTGCCAGctccttaaatttctaaaaaaaactcaCTATTCTTGAAAACACTTTCTTTAAAACCAAACACTAAtcacaaaaacaaaaccaaacaaatgAACTCAAATCCCATGAAAACAACATTACAAGATTCCCGagaaaatgagaaagaaaatgaagagAAAAATTTAGCTGTATGGGATTTAGGTAGTCCATTGTATGACTCATATGAGGTGGTAACACTTAGCCATCTGATCGAACGTCATCTTATGATACTTCCCTCGTTTGGATCATCAAgaatttcaaataataaaatatcccCCGATGATCATGTAGCTGTTTCCACCACTCTTGTTGTCAGCTCCGGTGCCGGAAACGGTGGCCGTGATGATCGGAGGTCTTTGGTTAAGAGTTTGAGCGGATATGTTAGGGCAAAACTGCGGAGGAACAGAAGGAATGCCGGAGATGAGAAGCCGGAGAAAGTGAAACGTAAACTTCGTCGTGGGTTTTCCGATAGGTTTGGATTTAGTCAATCAAGAAGGAATATTTTTACAGAACGAGAAGAGCTAAAATAGGTAAAAATGTAACAACAGAATCTTGATTTTCTTGTTTTAagattaaaatttgtatttcattcttgtttagttttatttgttgttattaaaaaaattaaatgtcatGCACACATATGTTTGAATATATtagatttgaattttattttctttaagtgctttttttcaaatttttaagaaCCGTTGTGTttgctatatttttatatacatatGGTCATTTGTTATACTTTTCAAGTGTAAAgcattcatattttatttttgtattattgatGTAGATGATTTATTggactttatttatttttatcgcCTATTATAACGAGGATGGAAATTTTAGCACTTATGGAAAGATCAATCTGAAACCTTAAAAGAATCTATGGCTAGTGCATATGCTACTTGAACTAAAGTTTATCGGCCGTTGGATTTTTTCATTTACTTTAAAATAGAAAGAAACATATTAATGCAGGGCGCCAAGAATTTCTACCGAAAAAAAATGCGCCTAAAGTTGTTTATATTTAGctaaattgctataaattaAGAATAATTATATAGTGAAGGCATACACAAAAATCACAAAACAGGGGTTTGCCAAATTTGTTAGAAGCACTTATCCGTCGATAATCAAACATTGcgtgtaaaaaaaatattggggGTCTTTGATGTAATTACTAGGTTATTGAACTTTAATTCGACAtggatattttttaattaaaaagtgaTATGATTCGTATTTATCTCTTAAAATATCGACGAACGatcaacaaattaaaattcagtaacttctaaaaaagaaatcaatttcaaatatcttttttaaaattagaccAAATTTTAGTAACCAATGTTTTTAACTCCAGACATTGCACTAACAGAAATGACCTATAGAGACCATTGAACCTAACAAAGTCAAATATAGAGCATGTCAAAGTcaatttatgataaaattagTTCCACAAAAGAATGTCAACGACCTCATCCTTCTTCTGATTTTAGTTTACATATCATAAGTCCACGGGTTGACACTGCCATTTCTTTTGTGGATTGTCTGTCGTTTGTGCCGGCCATCGATACTATTGGTAGTGGATATGAAAATCAAgaatcttatttttatttttataaattttattagtgGTGAGCTCGTATAGTGTTTTGCAAGATAcaaaaacttaaataatttcGAGAATCCAAATGAAGAAACAGTATATATTAAACTATTTAAATGTCACACACATACATTTAAATCTATAGAATCTGAATTTTATGTTcttgaattatatatattggtcatttattttacattttaagtgtaaaaaatgtaaaattaattgGTAAGTGTTGCCGTatgtgcaaaaaaaaaaaaaaccattgcTTTAGGTCTATTACAACGCTTTTAAATCAGTTATATTTGCGGCCGCTACAATTAATGACAAAAGCGACGGTTTTAAACATCCGCTGTAACAATTTTGTAATTCAttttaggcaacatttatttttataatgtaaCAATTTGTATAGTACTTTAggcaatatttatttttataaag
This window contains:
- the LOC126688161 gene encoding uncharacterized protein LOC126688161, which encodes MNSNPMKTTLQDSRENEKENEEKNLAVWDLGSPLYDSYEVVTLSHLIERHLMILPSFGSSRISNNKISPDDHVAVSTTLVVSSGAGNGGRDDRRSLVKSLSGYVRAKLRRNRRNAGDEKPEKVKRKLRRGFSDRFGFSQSRRNIFTEREELK